Within the Streptomyces sp. NBC_00554 genome, the region CGATCGGCCCGACGGGGGCCGACAGCCCGACCACCAGCTCGGTGTCGTCACCGCCGGACTGCTCCCGCACCGACGCCCGCGCGGCCTCCAGCGCCACCGCGTGCTCCCCGCAGGCGGCGACGGCCGCACCCCCATCCACGGCGAGCACCACGAGCCGCTCCCCGTCGGGCACGACGAGCACGGCTTCGCCGGAGCGGGCGGCGGCGGACTCAACGACCTCGGCGAGCACGCCGAGCGGATCGCCCCCGGTGTCGGGCACCGCGACGGCGGCCGAGGAGACCGGGGCGTCCGCCACGCGCGCGTGGCCGCCGGCATGGGCCCGCGCGGCCGACGCGGACGCCGACTCGGCGAGGATCAGCCGGAATGGCGCGTCAAGGAGCGCGCCGAGCAGATCCCCGGCGACGGCCCGGGCGTGATCGGGCTCCCCGGCGAGAAGCATGCGCAGTACCGCGGCCCCGATCCGCTGCTCCGCCGCCTGCAGCGAGCGCGAGCGCTCGGTGGTGAGCGTCAGCAGGGCGATCGCCGAGTGCACGGCGTACCGCTCGGCGGTCCCGAGGGCGGCGGCCGTCCCCACGGCGAGCGCGGCTCGGGGCCGCCGCCCGGTACCCAGTGAGTGCAGCTCCACCCGGTCCTCGCCGCCGACCACCGAACTCGCGGGCGCGGGCCTGTCCCGCAGCCGCTCCACGTCCGGTGTGAGCCGCGCGGCCCGTCGCCCGGCCCACTCCGGCGCGGTGGCCACGACGGCACCGGACGCGTCGTACAGCGCCGCCCATCCGTCGACCTGCCCGGCGAGCGAGGCCAGCAGCCCCTCGGGCCCGTCGTTCAGCGCCTGCTTGGTCAGCTCGCGCTGCGCGGCGAATCCGGCGGTCACGGCCCGGTACTGATCGGCGGCGATGGCGGCGGACACGGCCTTGCTGATGGCGAGGAACGGTGTGCGCCGGGGCACTTCGAGGAGCGGCAACCCCTCTTCCTCCGCCGCGTCGACGAGCGCCTTCGGGATCTCCTCGTAGTGGACCCCGACGGCGAAGCCGAGACCGACCACACCCGCTCCGGCCAGCCGCTTCACATAGCGCCGCATGACCTCGGGATCCTCCGCGTCCAGCTTGAGCGCGGTGATCAGGAGCAGTTCCCCGCCCTCCATGTACGGCACGGGGTCGGCGAGCTCGCTGGCATGCGCCCAGCGGACGGGCACGTCCAGCCGTTCCTCGCCCGCGCGCACGGTGAGCTTGAGCGCGGAGTGGTGGACGAGCGAGGCGAGCGTGGGGGGCATGGGGCCTTCAGGTCTTCACAGGATCTTCGACGGTCACTGGAGGTGTGATCTTTTGGCCGCGACGTATGAACGACCTATGTCGATTCTGCCTCACCGTACGGTACGTCCGTGACCTTATGTCCAGACGTACAGGTCAGCCGCGTAGATCCACGAGCGGCCGCCGCGTAGATCCGCCGGCCTCAGCCTCGTAGATCCACGAGCAACGGCGGCGCGTGCTCGCCCCGCACGCTCGTGAGCGACAGCACCGCGTGCCCCGGCGGCACCCCGTGCGCCAGCTCGGACGCCGACCACCGCTCCCGCTCGACCTGCCGGACGGTGACGGCCCGGGCGGTCGGCGCGTGCCCGGTGATCACCCGCCGCACCATGTGCAGCGCCTTCCCCGCCGGAGTCTCCGCGATGATCTGCCGGTCGGTGACGTCGCGCGCCTCGATCCACTCCTTGCCCCAGACCTCGGCGAAGTCCTGCCCGTCCCAGGGCGTGAGCCCGGAGAGCGCCAGCCGGCACCCGACGGCGCCGAGGAGCGGGGTCCTGAGCGCCCGCGGCACGTCGTCGAGCGTCCGAAGCGTCAGCACGGCGCCCGCGTTGCCGGACCGCAGCCGCTGAATCCCCCGTACGGCCTCGGGTGTGACGACGCCGGTCGCATCGTCGAGCACCAGGCAGGCGAACAACGACCGGTCCTCCCGTACCGCGACGCTCGCCGTGAACTGCGCGAGCACCAGCCGCGCGAGGATCCGCGAGGCGTCGGCGTGCCCGCGCGCGGGCAGATCGATCCGCACCCGTACGGGATGGTCGAGCGCCCGCAGCGAGAAGGGCCGCGACTGCCCCGACGTGTCGAAGAACCCCGCGAACGCGGGCCGGTCGAGCAGCGCGACGCGGTCCGCGAGCACACCTCCCACATCACCGGGGTGACCCAACTGCCGCTCCCGCGCGTCGAGTTCACGCAGCAGCGATTCCTTCCCCGCGTCCTCGAGGGCCTTGCGCAACGCCCCGAGCGGACCGGGCGCACCGTCGAGGAGCTGCCGCAGCTCGGGCACGGATGGGAAGCGGTCGTGGACGGCCCGGAAGGGTCCGAGGAGCTGGGCGAGGACGGTGGTCGACCGGCGGCTGTCGCCCCCGGGATGCGGATCAGCCAGGTCCCCGACGAGCGCCTCCGCCAGTACGGCGGCGGCTTCGTCGGGGTCGGTGGTCCCGCCGTACAGGTCGAGGTCGTACACGGACTCGGCATTCCCGATCCGTACGACGACGTCGTAGGCGTCGGCGGCCCCGAGCCCGGCACCCGCGGCGCCGACCACGACCACGGCGGCCCGCCCGGCGAGCGCGTGCAGGCACAGCGACTCGGCGAGCGGCCACACGATGCCACCGGTCTTGCCGGATCCGGGGGGACCGACGGCGAGCAGCGAGGTGCCGAGGAGGTCGGGGCCGAGGCCGAGACCGGTGCCGCGGTAGGCGTACGGATTGCGCGCGTCGTCGGCGGTCGTGCCCAGCCGCACCTGTCCGGTCACGAGGTCGTGGAGCGCGTGCCGTCCTGGCAGGTCGCGGTCACCGGAGGGATGCAGACAGGCGGCGGACCCGTCCTTCAGGACCGCTCCGGTGAAGGTGGCGAGACTGTGCCGCCCGCTGCGTACGCCCTGCCAGGCGCGGTCGATCCGGGCGTGGTCGACATCGCGCATCAGCCCGGAGCGGGCCTCGGCGGCGAGCCGGTCGGCGGCGTCGGCCGCACCGGCGGCGCGGAGCTGGTTCCACTGGGCGGGGTCTTCCTCGGGCGCGGGCGGCCGCTCGCTCACAGGAGCGGCGCGGCGCCACGCGGGCAGCCCGTAGCGCCGCCAGACCTCGCCCCAGCGGCCCAGCCGGCCGACGCCGAACATGATCGCGAGGGCGATCAGCGTGTAGTAGCCGTACCAGAGGAACGCGTTCCCGACGCGGTCGTCGCTCTGGCGCCAGGAATCAGGGGTGAACAGGTCGAGCGGGATGACCCACCAGCCGCCCAGATACCCGTTCCAGAGCAGCGACCAGATCAGCCACCCGCACAGAAACGCGATCACGGCGCCGCTCAGCAGCTGCCGCGCCGGAATCTGCTCCGGCTCCTCGTCCGGCCGCGGCCGGTGCCCGAACCGCCACACCCCGGGCGCCGCCTCCGGCCTGGGCGCCCGGACCCACGTCAGGAAGCCGGACCCGTCGGGCCCCGGCGGCATCCCCGGCGCCCGCGCGGGCCTCGGTGGCGTCGCCGGCACGTCCGGCGGCCCCGCCGGACGCGGCACAGGATTGGCGTGCGTACCCCGCGCGTCCCGCGTCCCGTCGCTGTCCATCGCCTTTGCCCCCTGACCAGCCGCTCCGTACGTCGTCCGCGAGTCAATCTAGTGCCCCCACGGAGGGAGTTCACCGCTTACACGGCCGGATCTGCGGGGACGCACCCTCACTCGACTCCAGGCCCACTATGTCCACCGCGGACAACCGACACCCTGAACATCTCCCTCGTGGAGCATGCCCACCCCCCTCCCCCGGCCCTAGCCTGCGAAGAAAGCAGTGAAGCGTCCGAAAACACCCCCGCCCGGCGCGCCCCGTTCGCCGGGGACCGTCCGGTTCGCAAGATCATCAGGGAGCCCCTCATGACCGCACTTCCGCAGGAGCGCCGCGTCGTCACCGCCATCCCCGGCCCGAAGTCGCAGGAGCTGCAGGCCCGACGCCTCGCCGCGGTCGCGGCCGGTGTGGGCTCGGTGCTCCCCGTGTTCACCACGCGCGCCGGCGGCGGCATCATCGAGGACGTCGACGGGAACCGCCTGATCGACTTCGGCTCCGGCATCGCCGTGACCAGCGTCGGCGCCAGCGCCGAGGCCGTCGTACGCCGGGCCTCCGCCCAGCTCCAGGACTTCACCCACACCTGTTTCATGGTCACGCCGTACGAGGGGTACGTGGCCGTCGCCGAGGCGCTGGCCGAGCTCACGCCGGGTGACCACGCCAAGAAGTCCGCTCTGTTCAACAGCGGCGCCGAGGCCGTCGAGAACGCGGTCAAGATCGCCCGTGCGTACACCAAGCGGCAGGCCGTCGTCGTCTTCGACCACGGCTACCACGGCCGTACGAACCTCACGATGGCGCTGACCGCCAAGAACATGCCGTACAAGCACGGCTTCGGCCCGTTCGCCCCCGAGGTCTACCGCGTACCCGTGGCCTACGGCTACCGCTGGCTGACCGGCCCGGAGAACGCCGGTGCCGAGGCGTCCGCCCAGGCCATCGACATGATCAACAAGCAGATCGGTGCCGAGAACGTCGCCGCGATCATCATCGAGCCGCTGCTCGGCGAGGGCGGCTTCATCGAGCCCGCGAAGGGCTTCCTCCCGGCCATCAGCCAGTTCGCCAAGGACAACGGCATCGTCTTCGTCGCGGACGAGATCCAGTCCGGCTTCTGCCGGACCGGCCAGTGGTTCGCCTGCGAGGACGAGGGCATCGTCCCGGACCTGATCACCACCGCCAAGGGCATCGCGGGCGGTCTCCCGCTCGCCGCCGTCACCGGGCGCGCCGAGATCATGGACGCCGCGCACGCGGGCGGCCTGGGCGGCACCTACGGCGGCAACCCGGTTGCCTGCGCCGGCGCCCTCGGCGCGATCGAGACGATGAAGGAGCTCGACCTCAACGCCAAGGCGAAGAACATCGAGGCGGTCATGAAGGCCCGCCTCGGCGCGATGGCCGAGAAGTTCGACATCATCGGCGACATCCGGGGCCGCGGCGCCATGATCGCCATCGAGCTGGTCAAGGACCGCGACACCAAGGAGCCGAACGCCGAGGCGGCCGGCGCGCTCGCCAAGGCCTGCCACCAGGAGGGCCTGCTGGTCCTGACCTGTGGCACCTACGGCAACGTCCTCCGCTTCCTGCCCCCGCTGGTCATCGGTGAGGACCTCCTGAGCGAGGGCCTCGACATCATCGAGCAGGCCTTCGCCCGTATCTGACGCCCCACGAGCACCACCAGCGGAATCCGGCTGCCCCTCGCACCGGATTCCGCTTCGTTCGAGCGGTGCGGCGGCGGGCGTCAGGCCGTGTGAAGAACGTGTGCGAGGTGCATGACGGGACGCGATTCCGTCTGTCGGACCCGCATCCCCTGTCGTAGGTTCTACCCAGATGAGAGATACACCCCGCCCACAGGGGACTGTGGGTGACACCGGGTCGAGGCCTCCCCAGCTTCGCCCTGGTCGTGCCCTCGCGCACACACCCGGAGCTTCCGGCTCCGGATCTCCTCACCGATCGGACAGTCGCCCGCCCCAAACCCCCCGGGGCGCGCGACGATCCGATCCGGACGGCCGTATCGGAACTACCTGCACTACCTCAAAGTAGGTAGCGCGAGGTAACCGGAGCGGACCGCCGTAGAAGGGCCCGGAAACTACCCCCCCTGTTTCCGGGTCCTTCTGCTTTCTACACACTTCAATCCCGGCGCCAGTTCAGCCGGTCCGCCGCCGGAACGGTGGCCGCGGCCCGCGTGATGGTGACCGCGCCGATCAACTCCGGCGTGAGCAGCAGACCCGCGATGGCTCGCCGTACGGATACGTGCGCCGCAGCCCAGCGCGCGGCGACATCACCTCCCGGCTCGAACAGCGCGCCGAGCGCCGTGGGCGCGGCCAGATCCCGAGCCTTGGCTTCCAGCCCACGGATCTTGTCCTCCAGCCGCTCGGCCCGACGGGCGAACCGGCGCTCCTCGGCCATCGATTCCGGCTCCGCCTCCTCGGTTTCCCTGAGTTCGGCGCGAGCCTTGGCGAGTTCGTCCCGGACCTGCGCAGCCGCGCCCCCGGACGCGTCGGCGGTGACGTCTCGGTAGGCGTCGGGGCGTGCGAGGTACCGAAGGATCACTCCCGGGTTCTTGGCACTGCCGATCACGACCGCGTCGACCTCTTCCTTGTCGATGCGGAAGTGGCCCCGCTTGCACACGTACGCGGCGGGCCCGTCTCGTCCGTCGCGGTACCGGACAGTGATCGGACCGGAACACTCACCGCAGGTGACCGCGCCCGTGAGTTCGTACTGTGTGGCGCCGGGACGGCCCCTGACCCGGGACGGGTCGGACAGGATCCCTTGCACTGCATAGAACAACTCGTCGCTCACCAGCCGGTCCCACGAGGCCTCGACGTTGACACCCTTGACCGATCGCAGACCGATGTACGCGACGTTCAGCGCCAGGTCTCGCATGGTCGCGGCCGAAATCGGCTTACCCCTGCGGCCGACGACCCCAAGTTCTCTCCAGTCCTGCGCGATGGCGTTGAAGGCATGACCGGCCCTCA harbors:
- a CDS encoding recombinase family protein; this translates as MGTSLTAAARLIAREYLRVSVKGDRSIPEQHDENVKAAAREEILLGTPYQDRGSASRYATRARDDFNRLLDDLRSDQFDADLLWLWESSRGSRRVGEWVTLIELCEDRAVRIYVTTHGRMYDPSNPRDRRSLLEDAVDSEYESSKISSRTLRGLDANARDGKPHGICPFGYQRDYEIVDGRSQPVRQYAHPVEGPLIVSLFTRVRAGHAFNAIAQDWRELGVVGRRGKPISAATMRDLALNVAYIGLRSVKGVNVEASWDRLVSDELFYAVQGILSDPSRVRGRPGATQYELTGAVTCGECSGPITVRYRDGRDGPAAYVCKRGHFRIDKEEVDAVVIGSAKNPGVILRYLARPDAYRDVTADASGGAAAQVRDELAKARAELRETEEAEPESMAEERRFARRAERLEDKIRGLEAKARDLAAPTALGALFEPGGDVAARWAAAHVSVRRAIAGLLLTPELIGAVTITRAAATVPAADRLNWRRD
- a CDS encoding PucR family transcriptional regulator encodes the protein MPPTLASLVHHSALKLTVRAGEERLDVPVRWAHASELADPVPYMEGGELLLITALKLDAEDPEVMRRYVKRLAGAGVVGLGFAVGVHYEEIPKALVDAAEEEGLPLLEVPRRTPFLAISKAVSAAIAADQYRAVTAGFAAQRELTKQALNDGPEGLLASLAGQVDGWAALYDASGAVVATAPEWAGRRAARLTPDVERLRDRPAPASSVVGGEDRVELHSLGTGRRPRAALAVGTAAALGTAERYAVHSAIALLTLTTERSRSLQAAEQRIGAAVLRMLLAGEPDHARAVAGDLLGALLDAPFRLILAESASASAARAHAGGHARVADAPVSSAAVAVPDTGGDPLGVLAEVVESAAARSGEAVLVVPDGERLVVLAVDGGAAVAACGEHAVALEAARASVREQSGGDDTELVVGLSAPVGPIAVGAAYKQAEQALSVARRRGRFLVEHEELAAGSVLPLLADDAVRAFADGLLRALHEHDATGRGDLVASLRAWLSRHGQWDAAAADLGVHRHTLRYRMRRVEEILGRSLDDADVRMELWLALKATAAAGE
- a CDS encoding ATP-binding protein gives rise to the protein MDSDGTRDARGTHANPVPRPAGPPDVPATPPRPARAPGMPPGPDGSGFLTWVRAPRPEAAPGVWRFGHRPRPDEEPEQIPARQLLSGAVIAFLCGWLIWSLLWNGYLGGWWVIPLDLFTPDSWRQSDDRVGNAFLWYGYYTLIALAIMFGVGRLGRWGEVWRRYGLPAWRRAAPVSERPPAPEEDPAQWNQLRAAGAADAADRLAAEARSGLMRDVDHARIDRAWQGVRSGRHSLATFTGAVLKDGSAACLHPSGDRDLPGRHALHDLVTGQVRLGTTADDARNPYAYRGTGLGLGPDLLGTSLLAVGPPGSGKTGGIVWPLAESLCLHALAGRAAVVVVGAAGAGLGAADAYDVVVRIGNAESVYDLDLYGGTTDPDEAAAVLAEALVGDLADPHPGGDSRRSTTVLAQLLGPFRAVHDRFPSVPELRQLLDGAPGPLGALRKALEDAGKESLLRELDARERQLGHPGDVGGVLADRVALLDRPAFAGFFDTSGQSRPFSLRALDHPVRVRIDLPARGHADASRILARLVLAQFTASVAVREDRSLFACLVLDDATGVVTPEAVRGIQRLRSGNAGAVLTLRTLDDVPRALRTPLLGAVGCRLALSGLTPWDGQDFAEVWGKEWIEARDVTDRQIIAETPAGKALHMVRRVITGHAPTARAVTVRQVERERWSASELAHGVPPGHAVLSLTSVRGEHAPPLLVDLRG
- the gabT gene encoding 4-aminobutyrate--2-oxoglutarate transaminase; protein product: MTALPQERRVVTAIPGPKSQELQARRLAAVAAGVGSVLPVFTTRAGGGIIEDVDGNRLIDFGSGIAVTSVGASAEAVVRRASAQLQDFTHTCFMVTPYEGYVAVAEALAELTPGDHAKKSALFNSGAEAVENAVKIARAYTKRQAVVVFDHGYHGRTNLTMALTAKNMPYKHGFGPFAPEVYRVPVAYGYRWLTGPENAGAEASAQAIDMINKQIGAENVAAIIIEPLLGEGGFIEPAKGFLPAISQFAKDNGIVFVADEIQSGFCRTGQWFACEDEGIVPDLITTAKGIAGGLPLAAVTGRAEIMDAAHAGGLGGTYGGNPVACAGALGAIETMKELDLNAKAKNIEAVMKARLGAMAEKFDIIGDIRGRGAMIAIELVKDRDTKEPNAEAAGALAKACHQEGLLVLTCGTYGNVLRFLPPLVIGEDLLSEGLDIIEQAFARI